Proteins encoded within one genomic window of Thalassophryne amazonica chromosome 23, fThaAma1.1, whole genome shotgun sequence:
- the si:ch211-63p21.8 gene encoding kelch-like protein 33, which yields MEFTRQYLPMEWEERWRREKERKKRAIEEGGEAMERDKRELRWIVAYNDSRMGLVSGRGETARTDMGVKYVHPAHGENEEEFQDQENTRIYKSETYPRQVFQVLKEFWDVSLLTDLTLSLDTGSCVHVHSPVMAAVSSFIQERLREKSDERTNDGKGVDNRWSVILGPEVDHVGLQAVLEFAYTGAVSSLTKDTVDQIKSAALVLRVPRVLDLCNDAERLKDRGSADGEDKLVSTLEQKKSNLQSIAQLWEDRVGCDVTLDVDGTLFHVHRVILAASSDYFRGMFTSGMRESHQTCVALPFLLASELEALISCSYSGTLLLSWDCIFEITCTALQLQFQDALSLCLDFMRQEMDASSCLDVASFAEAYGMSELFEEASDFVLRNFWEVSATKKFQDLPAEKLLAFLRCDALCAPSELAVFRAVISWLEADPDQRLGHAGSLMSEVRFPLMTFREFREVRAINLHLECTGNKEVELYGSALKEFGFTLTTSEDRCRIRRPKDPLVVVGGDLLSPDVGQRIPSKELWFSNSLRSGTGLVKYIEWRRLCELPDNPTFRHGVAVMKGKLYVVGGCHFYTKDDVMKSAYSYDPLTDCWKRLADMNEFRSNFSVVAQEDCLYAIGGDKQINTNVDSVEMYNAHTDSWSFVQPLDRALSGYAITVKQGGIFISGGFNCKYECLVSMFLYHPERGTTYLADMTHDRAQHCMEALHGRLYVAGGVCNLRTFYTNQQTCEIYDPVCDSWTMFASLPVPHVGAASAVLEDKIYVLGGYCQEDYSESGLVHRFDPSMQRWENMGKLPGAVTDIRACLLHLPQHIRQ from the exons ATGGAGTTCACGAGGCAGTACCTACCAATGGAATGGGAAGAACGAtggaggagagagaaagagaggaagaAACGAGCAATTGAAGAAGGTGGAGAGGCGATGGAAAGAGATAAGCGAGAGCTGAGGTGGATTGTGGCCTACAATGACTCCAGGATGGGGTTGGTCAGTGGGCGGGGTGAGACAGCAAGGACGGACATGGGGGTGAAATATGTTCACCCTGCTCATGGAGAAAACGAGGAGGAATTCCAAGACCAGGAAAACACCCGCATATACAAGTCTGAAACCTATCCCAGACAGGTATTCCAGGTCCTGAAGGAGTTCTGGGATGTCTCTCTTCTCACAGATTTGACTCTGAGCCTTGACACTGGGAGTTGTGTCCATGTCCACTCCCCTGTCATGGCTGCTGTCAGCTCCTTCATCCAGGAGAGACTAAGAGAGAAAAGTGATGAAAGAACAAATGATGGCAAAGGAGTAGACAACAGGTGGTCAGTGATTCTGGGTCCTGAGGTAGATCATGTTGGGCTGCAGGCAGTTCTGGAGTTTGCCTACACGGGTGCTGTGTCATCTTTGACCAAAGACACTGTGGACCAAATTAAGTCTGCAGCTCTTGTACTCAGAGTTCCCAGAGTGCTGGATCTCTGCAATGATGCAGAAAGGTTGAAGGACAGAGGAAGTGCTGATGGAGAAGACAAGCTGGTCTCCACACTGGAGCAGAAGAAGAGTAATCTTCAATCTATTGCACAATTGTGGGAAGACAGAGTTGGCTGTGACGTGACTTTGGATGTGGATGGGACTTTATTCCACG TCCATAGAGTTATCCTGGCTGCAAGCAGTGACTACTTCCGTGGTATGTTTACCAGCGGGATGAGGGAATCCCATCAAACATGTGTTGCTCTTCCCTTCTTGTTGGCTTCTGAATTGGAGGCTCTGATTAGCTGCTCATATAGCGGGACCCTTCTACTCAGCTGGGACTGCATCTTTGAGATCACCTGCACTGCCCTCCAGCTACAGTTCCAGGATGCCCTCTCCCTTTGTCTCGACTTCATGCGACAAGAAATGGATGCAAGCTCCTGCCTGGACGTGGCATCCTTTGCTGAAGCCTATGGGATGTCAGAACTTTTTGAGGAAGCCAGTGACTTTGTACTGAGGAACTTCTGGGAggtgtcagccacaaagaaatttcAGGACCTGCCAGCAGAGAAGCTCCTTGCGttcctccgctgtgatgctctgtgtGCGCCCTCGGAGTTGGCTGTATTTCGAGCTGTAATCTCTTGGCTGGAAGCTGATCCTGATCAAAGACTAGGCCATGCTGGCTCATTAATGTCTGAAGTCCGATTCCCCCTTATGACATTTCGGGAGTTTAGGGAGGTCAGAGCCATTAACCTGCActtggaatgcactggaaacaagGAGGTGGAACTCTATGGATCTGCTCTTAAGGAATTTGGTTTTACGCTTACAACTTCGGAAGATCGGTGTCGGATAAGGCGACCCAAAGATCCTCTAGTTGTAGTCGGGGGGGACCTGCTGTCCCCAGATGTGGGTCAACGAATACCAAGCAAGGAACTGTGGTTCTCCAACTCTCTACGCAGTGGCACAGGGTTAGTGAAGTACATTGAGTGGAGGAGGCTCTGTGAGTTGCCAGACAACCCGACGTTCAGACATGGAGTTGCAGTTATGAAGGGAAAACTGTACGTAGTGGGAGGATGTCATTTCTACACCAAAGATGACGTCATGAAATCTGCCTACAG TTACGACCCTTTGACAGACTGCTGGAAGAGACTTGCTGATATGAATGAGTTTAGAAGTAACTTCTCCGTGGTAGCACAAGAAGACTGCCTGTATGCCATTGGTGGAGACAAACAGATAAATACGAACGTAGACAGCGTGGAAATGTACAACGCACACACAGACTCCTGGAG CTTTGTCCAGCCCCTGGACCGGGCTCTGAGCGGCTATGCCATCACTGTCAAACAAGGCGGGATTTTCATCTCTGGAGGTTTCAACTGTAAGTATGAGTGTCTGGTTTCCATGTTCCTGTACCACCCAGAGAGGGGAACCACCTACCTGGCAGACATGACCCATGATCGGGCCCAGCACTGCATGGAGGCCCTGCACGGCCGTCTCTACGTGGCTGGTGGAGTGTGTAACCTGAGGACTTTCTACACCAACCAACAAACTTGTGAAATCTATGATCCTGTGTGCGATTCTTGGACAATGTTTGCATCGCTGCCTGTACCCCATGTTGGTGCTGCCTCAGCTGTCCTGGAGGACAAGATCTATGTCCTGGGAGGATATTGCCAAGAGGACTACAGTGAATCTGGACTGGTCCACCGGTTTGATCCCAGCATGCAGCGATGGGAGAACATGGGAAAATTGCCTGGTGCTGTCACTGACATACGGGCCTGTCTGCTCCATTTGCCACAACACATTAGACAGTAG